Below is a genomic region from Salvelinus fontinalis isolate EN_2023a chromosome 2, ASM2944872v1, whole genome shotgun sequence.
tctatcgaccaaaagacgtttataacatagaaaggatacattgcccaagaatctgatggaagaacagctcaaagtaagcaatatttaatatgataaatcgtgtttctgtcgaaatattttaaacgcatatttcgccattttgtttggtatagcttcacttggccaaccctgtattgaaaagtaaggataattttaaaaatgtaaatcagcggttgcattaagaactaatttgtctttcgattgctgtcaaccctgtattttttagtcaagtatatgattagctttcaattaaactagatcactctgatagatgacgtcagacatattgaggcttgatttcctagtatttttattgtgtaaccacggttttgtatggctaaatatgcaccttttcgaacaaactgtatatgtatattgtaaaatgatgttacaggagtgtcatcggaagaattctgagaaggttagtgaaaaaattaatatattttggcggtgATTACGTTATAGCGCTCTTTGGCTGGAAtcgatgctctggtaacgtttgcacatgtggtatgctaacttatcgatttattgtgttttcgctgaaaaacgcttagaaaatctgaaatatggtctgaaatcacaagaactgggtctttccattgctatgctttgtctatttttatgaaatgttttatgatgagtaaattggtcatacacgttgctctatctagtaattctagtcgatttgtgatggtgggtgcaattgtaaactgtgatttctacctgaaatatgcacttttttctaacaaaaactatcctataccatgaatatgttatcagactgtcatctgaagaggttttttcttggttagtggatatcaatatcttagttgagccgaattggtgatagcacctgaaggagtaagaaactgatggagttagaatagtggtgtattttgctaacgtgtttagctaatagatttacatattttgtcttccctgtaaaacattttaaaaatctgaaatggtggctttattcacaagatctgtatctttcatctggtgtcttggacttgtgatttaatgatatttagatgctactatctacttttgaagctatgctagctatgctaattagtgtgtggggggggtggggggtgctcccggacccggggtagaggctcgtgaaaggttaactcccttatcttacctcatttgcactcactgtagatataaactttttgttttcttttgttcgactgtattattgactatgttttgtttattccatgtgtaactctgtgttgttgtatgtgtcgaattgctatgctttatcttggccaggtcgcagttgcaaatgagaatttgttctcaactagcctacctggttaaataaaggtgaaataaaaataataaaaaataatatgcgtgagaaagttagacgctacaacaaaacatgctaacctctcaccattaccaataacagagactacaacaaaacatgctaacctctcaccattaccaataacagagactacaacaaaacatgttaacctctcaccattaccaataacagaggctacaacaaaacatgctaacctctcaccattaccaataacagagactacaacaaaacatgttaacctctcaccattaccaataacagaggctacaacaaaacatgctaacctctcaccattaccaataacagagactacaacaaaacatgttaacctctcaccattaccaacaacagaggctacaacaaaacatgctaacctctcaacattaccaataacagaggatacaacaaaacatgctaacctctcacctttaccaataacagaggctacaacaaaacatgctaacctctcaccattaccaataacagagactacaacaaaacatgctaacctctcacattaccaataacagaggctacaacaaaacatactaacctctcaccattaccaacaacagaggatacaacaaaacatgctaacctctcaccattaccaatttacatttacatttaagtcatttagcagacgctcttatccagagcgacttataacagagactacaactaaacatgctaacctatcaccattaccaataacagaggctacaacaaaacatgctaacctctcaccataaccaataacagaggatacaacaaaacatgctaacctctcaccattaccaataacagaggctacaacaaaacatgctaacctctcacattaccaataacagaggctacaacaaaacatactaacctctcaccattaccaacaacagaggatacaacaaaacatgctaacctctcaccattaccaataacagagactacaactaaacatgctaacctatcaccattaccaataacagaggctacaacaaaacatgctaacctctcaccataaccaataacagaggatacaacaaaacatgctaacctctcactattaccaataacagagactacaacaaaacatgctaacctctcaccattaccaataacagaggacacaacaaaacatgctaacctctcaccattaccaataacagaggctacaacaaaacatgctaacctctcaccattaccaataacagagactacaacaaaacatgctaacctctcaccattactaataacagaggctacaacaaaacatgctaacctctcaccattaccaataacagagactacaacaaaacatgctaacctctcaccattaccaataacagagactacaacaaaacatgctaacctctcaccattaccaataacagaggctacaacaaaacatgctaacctctcaccattaccaataacagaggctacaacaaaacatgctaacctctcaccattaccaataccagaggctacaacaaaacatgctaacctctcaccattaccaataacagaggctacaacaaaacatgctaacctctcaccattaccaataacagaggctacaacaaaacatgctaacctctcacattaccaataacagagactacaacaaaacatgctaacctctcaccattaccaataacagaggctacaacaaaacatgctaacctctcaccattaccaataacagagactacaacaaaacatgctaacctctcaccattaccaataacagagactacaacaaaacatactaacctctcaccattaacctcaaataaaaggtgacattctgtactgtcacctaatatgaaacattctatctcaaatccaaaatgctggagcatagcaccaaatgtaaaactgtaatcttcactgtccaaacacatatgttgtggactatgtgtgtctggtaaacacatgtggatctggtgaacagttatcacttgttgcccaactacaggaatactgacctcagagtctccagtttacagtggggttTCCCCACTCCAGCatagagcagcttcactcctgaatccttcaggtcattgtttctcaggtccagctctctcaggtgtgaggggtttgactccagagctgagaccagagaagcacagccttcctctgtgactccagagcctgacagcctgacaaagagatcatcatgacttcacaaacacactgttcatttaacaccagtagtgtagaagtacaatggcagatgcatttggtttattctctcaaacaacatatagattcatcTTCTACCTCCTAGAATTGTATGGTCATTTTGTTATACTAATGTGAAAATCAATGCATTTATtcaatactgacctcagagtctccagtttacagtggggattccccagtccagcagagagcagcttcactcctgaatccttcaggtcattgttactcagatccagctctctcaggtgtgaggggtttgacctcagaactgaggccagagaagcacagccttcctctgtgactagacagtgtgacaacctgcaaagagtcaaatcatattaaaatcacactgatattctttggtggtgaaaatagtggcaaTATATTTATTCAACATATTCAGATacatcagtgtcctgaaacctgcAATATATATCTATAAATTAATGAATGTATCATGATAAGAAATGACAAATTATTGAAATTTTGCTTGCAGATAGAAAAATgtatagtacaaatatttgagtagactgaccagaccagtttaaaaagcagtatcagtcaaaagacagacagtgaggtatcagatgtAGATTGTAGTAAGTATACAGTGCACTTCATATCTATTTTCGATGACACtatatataacatatatacaacactgacctcagagtctccagtttacagtggggattccccagtccagcagagagcagcttcactcctgaatccttcaggtcattgttactcaggtccagctctctcaggtgtgaggggtttgaactGAGAACTGAGGCCAACACTTTACAGGATGTGTCTGTGAGTTTACAGCCAGCGAGTCTGTCAACACAGAAGAAATACAATGACAAACAGGTTGTATTAAAATGTTACGCTTAGCTTTCCCTGATTACACTGTTACCCGTACACTACTAATGTGTATATCGTACATTCATGGTTCAATGCTATAACATTTCTGATCAGTTTGTATTATAGTTTAAGAGTTTTCAGCTGATAGAACGTTTATTCAGCCAATGAAAATACTGTTGTTCCTTCATACAGTAAAGTTTGGTCTGAGGGATAGTCACATGACTACTTacagagccagtcagccaatgAAAATACTGTTGTTCCTACATACAGTAATGTTTGGTCTGAGGGATAGTCACATGACTACTTacagagccagtcagccaatgAAAATACTGTTGTTCCTACATACAGTAAAGTTTGGTCTGAGGGATAGTCACATGACTACTTacagagccagtcagccaatgAAAATACTGCTATAACTACAATTTATTTTTTGTGCGATATTTACATGAATACTTACAGAGCTTTCCTGCAGCCTCTCACAGCTGGGAGCAGTCTCCTACGACCCTCCTCTGATGTCTTGTATTCCTTCAGGTTAAACACCTCCAGAACCTCCTCTGATATCTGCAGCATGTAGGCCAGCGCTGAACACTGAGCATGTGTGAGGTTTTTGGATCTGTTCTCTGACCTCAAGTACGCTTGGATTTCCTCCTGTACTGAATGGTCTTTCATCTCTATCAGACAGTGGAAGAGATTGATGCACCTCTCAGGGGAGATGTTCTTCCTCTGCATCACCTTAAGGGATCGGATTGTTTTCTGGACCCTCTCTGGACTGCTTTCTGTCTGTGTCACCAGACCTCGTAGGAGtttctgattggactccagtgacATGCCATGAAGGAAGCGGACAAAAAGGTCCAGGTGTCCATTCTTACTCTCCAAGGCTTTATCCACTGTACTCTTCAGCAGCTCATCCAAGGTTAGCTCTTCAGACGCGGCTCTAGACTTTCTCTTGAGGAAGGGCTTCAGTGCATCCATGTTCTTGGTTGTGTAACAATGGTACATGTAGACAGCCGAgagaaactcctgaatgctcagatgaacaaagCAGTACACCACTCTCTGAAATAACACAGACTCTTCTTTAAAGATTTGTGTGCACACtcctgagtacactgaggctTCATTGACATCAAGGCCACACTCTTTCAGGTCTTCTTCATAGAACATGAGATTACCCTTCTCCAGATTTTCAAACGCCAGCTTCCCCAGCTTCAGAAGAACTTCCTTATCTGACTCCATGAGCTCCTCTTGATCCATCTCATCTCTTCCATGATACTTCTGGTTCTTCAGGCTGGTCTGAATGAGCAGGAAGTGTATGGACATCTCAGTCAGAGTCGTGggcatctctctcctcttgtctgtaCTCAACATGTGTTCAAGGACTattgcagaaatccaacagaacactggcatgtggcacatgatgtggaggctccttgatgtctttatgtgtgagatgattctgctggccaggtcctcatcactgaatctcttcctgaagtactcctccttctgtgggtcattgaaccctcgtacctctgtcacctgggCAACACACTTAGGGGGGATCTGATTGGTTGCTGCTGGTCGGGAGGTTATCCataggagagcagagggaagcagattccCCTTGATGAGGTTGGTCAGCAGAACATCAACAGATGATGTCTGGGTGACATCAGACACTGTTTCGTTGCGCTGGAAATCCAATGGAAGTCTGCTTTCATCCAAACCATCAAAGATTAACATGGCTTTACAGGCAGTGAGTTTCTCTGCATTGTCTATGTCTAGTTCTGTGTGGAAGTCATTTAAAAGTCTGAGAAGACTGTACTGGAGATCTTTGATCAAGTTCAGCTCCCGGAAAGGAAGCACAAATATGATCTCCACATCTTGGTTTGCCTTCCCTTCAGCCCAGTCTAGgatgaacttctgcacagagacaGTTTTTCCGATGCCAGCGATGCCCTTCGTCAGCACAGTTCTGATGCTTCTCTCTTGGCCAGGTAAGGGTTTAAAGATGTCATTGCAGTGGATTGCTGTGTCATGTGAGGTTGGTGTCCTGGATGCCGTCTCTAGCTGCCACACCTCATGTTCATTGTTAACCCTTTCACTCTCTCCttctgtgatgtagagctctgtgtaaaTCCTGTTGAGGGGAGTTTGGTTCCCTGCTGTTTCGATGCCTTCTATCACACATTCATACCTCCTTCTCAGACTGTCTTTATGGTTTACTATAGCTCTCCGCAGACTGTCTTTATGGTTTACTACAGCTCTCCGCAGACTGTCTTTATAGTTTACTACAGCTCTCTGCAGGCTGTCATCCACTACAAGGGAAGAGGAAAAGGGATGTGTATGAGACACATTCATTGACAGGATGAAATGTGGGCCTTCCACAACTACAGTAACTGACATGATCTAATATTATtgtagtattattgttgttaacaCTTAATCATGTTGAGGAAATAACTTAGCACATGTCTGCAGGTGTTCTTACTGTTTTCAGAGCCTCTTGCATCATTGGGTTCACTCAGGTGCTGTAGTAGAGGACGTGTCCTGGATCTCTTTCTACACTGAGGACAGTCATAGTCTCCTGAAGGAGCAGGTTTCTCCCAGTATCTGGTGATGCACTGTCTGCAGAACCTGTGTCCACAGGTGATAGAGACTGGATCCCTCAGAACCTGCTCACACACTGCACAGCTGGACTGATCCTCTggcagagtagaccatccactacagagataaaggagagagagatactgatcctctggcagagtagaccatccactacagagataaaggagagagagagatactgatcctctaacagagtagaccatccactacagagataaaggagagagagagatactgatcctctaacagagtagaccatccactacagagataaaggagagagagatactgatcctctaacagagtagaccatccactacagagataaaggagagagagatactgatcctctaacagagtagaccatccactacagagataaaggagagagagatactgatcctctaacagagtagaccatccactacagagataaaggagagagagatactgatcctctaacagagtagaccatccactacagagataaaggagagagatactgatcctctaacagagtagaccatccactacagagataacggagagagaaagatactGATCCtgtaacagagtagaccatccactacagagataaaggagagagagatactgatcctctaacagagtagaccatccactacagagataaaggagagagagagactgatcctataacagagtagaccatccactacagagataaaggagagagatactgatcctctaacagagtagaccatccactacagagataaaggagagagagagatactgatcctctaacagagtagaccatccactacagagataaaggagagagagatactgatcctctaacagagtagaccatccactacagagataaaggagagagagatactgatcctctaacagagtagaccatccactacagagataaaggagagagagatactgatcctctaacagagtagaccatccactacagagataaaggagagagagatactgatcctctaacagagtagaccatccactacagagataaaggagagatagatactgatcctctaacagagtagaccatccactacagagataaagtagagagagagacatattgaACATTCTCAAATTAcacattacaacaacaacaaaaatgtggtGACGTACCTTCGGTCAAAGGTAACTGATCCACCACCACTGGAATTAACAGGACGATCCATAGAGAAGTcactgttcatagacagacagctgggaacagtatactctgttcatagacagacagctgggaacagtatactctgctcatagacagacagctgggaacagtatactctgttcatagacagctgggaacagtatactctgttcatagacagacagctgggaacagtatactctgttcatagacagctgggaacagtatactctgttcatagacagacagctgggaacagtatactctgttcatatacagacagctgggaacagtatactctgttcatagacagacagctgggaacagtatactctgttcatagacagctgggaacagtatactctgttcatagacagacagctgggaacagtatactctgttcatagacagctgggaacagtatactctgttcatagacagacagctgggaacagtatactctgttcatagacagacagcagggaacagtatactctgttcatagacagacagctgggaacagtatactctgttcatagacagacagctgggaacagtatactctgttcatagacagacagctgggaacagtatactctgttcatagacaggcagctgggaacagtatactctgttcatagacagacagctgggaacagtatactctgttcatagacagacagctgggaacagtatactctgttcatagacagacagctgggaacagtatactctgttcatagacagacagctgggaacagtatactctgttcatagacagacagctgggaacagtatactctgttcatagacagacagctgggaacagtatactctgttcatagacagacagctgggaacagtatactctgttcatagacagacagctgggaacagtatactctgttcatagacagacagctgggaacagtatactctgttcatagacagctgggaacagtatactctgttcatagacagacagctgggaacagtatactctgttcatagacagctgggaacagtatactctgttcatagagagacagctgggaacagtatactctgttcatagacagacagatgggaacagtatactctgttaatagacagacagatgggaacagtatactctgttcatagacagacagatgggaacagtatactctgttcatagacagacagatgggaacagtatactctgttcatagacagacagatgggaacagtatactctgttcatagacagacagctgggaacagtgtactctgttcatagacagacagctgggaacagtatactctgttcatagacagacagatgggaacagtatactctgttaatagacagacagatgggaacagtatac
It encodes:
- the LOC129868436 gene encoding NLR family CARD domain-containing protein 3-like, with amino-acid sequence MDRPVNSSGGGSVTFDRSGWSTLPEDQSSCAVCEQVLRDPVSITCGHRFCRQCITRYWEKPAPSGDYDCPQCRKRSRTRPLLQHLSEPNDARGSENMDDSLQRAVVNYKDSLRRAVVNHKDSLRRAIVNHKDSLRRRYECVIEGIETAGNQTPLNRIYTELYITEGESERVNNEHEVWQLETASRTPTSHDTAIHCNDIFKPLPGQERSIRTVLTKGIAGIGKTVSVQKFILDWAEGKANQDVEIIFVLPFRELNLIKDLQYSLLRLLNDFHTELDIDNAEKLTACKAMLIFDGLDESRLPLDFQRNETVSDVTQTSSVDVLLTNLIKGNLLPSALLWITSRPAATNQIPPKCVAQVTEVRGFNDPQKEEYFRKRFSDEDLASRIISHIKTSRSLHIMCHMPVFCWISAIVLEHMLSTDKRREMPTTLTEMSIHFLLIQTSLKNQKYHGRDEMDQEELMESDKEVLLKLGKLAFENLEKGNLMFYEEDLKECGLDVNEASVYSGVCTQIFKEESVLFQRVVYCFVHLSIQEFLSAVYMYHCYTTKNMDALKPFLKRKSRAASEELTLDELLKSTVDKALESKNGHLDLFVRFLHGMSLESNQKLLRGLVTQTESSPERVQKTIRSLKVMQRKNISPERCINLFHCLIEMKDHSVQEEIQAYLRSENRSKNLTHAQCSALAYMLQISEEVLEVFNLKEYKTSEEGRRRLLPAVRGCRKAL